In Colletotrichum destructivum chromosome 8, complete sequence, the following proteins share a genomic window:
- a CDS encoding Putative AAA+ ATPase domain, P-loop containing nucleoside triphosphate hydrolase produces MEGLGIAANVIAVVDLSAKIATICFQYSKDVKDAKKDIERVIRETTAFNKLANGVQDRLAGPHGATLSTSHILNGIFENAKIRLEELDEKLQPSRSRKAMRRFGVRALQWPFQSNDVEKALKDLARYTEAITLGLQIDSSQAISRIEDRTIQDRRREILSWLYPSQHMRADDVLQDILCRRHEGTGLWLHEFEPFCDWMKDDEPNVLWVTGLPGAGKSFLCAAMIEHLQTTFKAPDQMTVHFFCSFTGQDGATSDQFLRSAAAQFASQSARCLTIAMQKFDKKDGHPLRRQEYISLVESFICESSRVFIVVDGIDEIGDYRSEEKKSFVEILNQLLHRPARMSNTSPQPIKGKRKILITSREDSTVRSNIVEQSDSYVCDLESEYNNQLAADLRAFVFAELQRSLAARNLWLGSNDLLAEIESRISETAVTILQAELHIRFVSDRRNDRDKLDALKHLPNTLDETYERILALIVGMNPQRTAEVTHALQWLAVSAVPLTRKQLAEVVSIQPQDTRLDMSGICQPHDILAPISQLITHVIDHESLVSATQQHQVTEDATVQLRHLTVKNFLTGSAILNTSAKMFHSTEKESHAFAARACLQYLSFTDFSIDCEATDFSVQSLKERYSFLEYAANYWSKHLRLSGMSSEAKCIDQLKHLLLWFTDCHNDPARFNTWRSILKLSSGLERERFKRYLDRDHPEFEFYSSSPLSYSIAEGLDALVDKLLPYLEDVNQCFPDGNTCLFVAASANNIALVQRFLNMGADIDAPEDNKGLSPLHIAAEKGCDEMVAFLLEHGASPSVQSFSGSTPFYRAARNGSIECLRLLYDAGSEVDAKTWDLWTPLMEAVENNCSDAVKLLLDWGADAALTSKFGSTPLLLARELPYHMHVDKEIVEALLKKGLETGESCTSMDE; encoded by the exons ATGGAGGGACTTGGGATTGCAGCCAACGTTATCGCTGTAGTAGATCTGTCTGCAAAGATTGCGACAATCTGCTTCCAATATTCCAAGGACGTCAAGGACGCGAAAAAGGACATAGAGCGAGTCATTCGGGAGACAACAGCGTTTAACAAGCTTGCCAATGGCGTGCAGGACAGACTTGCTGGCCCTCACGGCGCTACACTCAGCACTTCTCACATTCTGAACGGCATCTTTGAGAATGCAAAGATAAGGCTTGAAGAGCTCGACGAAAAGCTACAACCCAGCAGGTCCCGCAAAGCAATGCGCCGATTCGGTGTTCGGGCGCTGCAGTGGCCCTTCCAGAGCAATGACGTCGAGAAGGCTTTAAAAGACCTTGCTAGATACACAGAGGCCATCACACTTGGGTTGCAGATTGATAGTTC ACAAGCCATTAGTCGAATAGAAGATCGGACAATCCAAGACCGGCGGCGCGAAATCCTTTCGTGGCTGTATCCTTCGCAGCACATGAGGGCAGATGATGTCTTGCAGGATATTCTCTGCCGTCGACACGAAGGGACCGGCTTATGGCTCCACGAGTTCGAACCATTCTGTGactggatgaaagacgatgaacCGAACGTGTTATGGGTCACGGGGCTCC CTGGAGCCGGCAAATCTTTTTTATG TGCTGCGATGATAGAACATCTTCAAACAACATTCAAAGCACCGGATCAGATGACTGTTCATTTCTTCTGTAGCTTCACCGGTCAAGATGGAGCAACCTCTGATCAATTTTTGAGGTCCGCTGCGGCACAGTTCGCTTCTCAGTCTGCTCGATGCCTCACAATCGCAATGCAAAAGTTTGACAAGAAAGATGGTCATCCCCTTCGACGACAAGAATACATTTCTCTCGTCGAATCGTTTATATGCGAGAGCAGTCGAGTATTCATCGTCGTTGACGGCATTGATGAGATTGGAGATTACAGAagcgaggagaagaagtcgtTTGTGGAAATTCTAAACCAGCTCCTTCATCGACCGGCCAGAATGTCCAACACATCACCCCAGCCAATCAAAGGAAAACGAAAGATACTCATCACCAGCAGGGAAGATTCAACTGTTCGAAGTAACATCGTGGAACAATCTGACTCCTATGTCTGCGATCTTGAGTCGGAGTACAACAATCAACTTGCAGCGGACTTGAGGGCATTTGTGTTTGCTGAACTTCAAAGGAGCCTTGCTGCGAGGAATTTATGGCTGGGCAGCAATGACCTTCTTGCAGAGATCGAGTCTCGCATATCGGAGACTGCAGTGAC AATTCTTCAAGCAGAGCTACACATCAGATTTGTGTCTGACCGAAGAAACGATCGGGACAAACTTGATGCTTTGAAACACCTCCCCAACACTCTTGATGAGACGTACGAGCGTATCCTGGCGCTCATCGTGGGGATGAACCCGCAACGAACGGCAGAAGTCACACACGCCCTTCAATGGCTTGCTGTCAGCGCTGTACCGCTCACCAGGAAACAACTGGCTGAGGTCGTATCAATCCAGCCCCAAGATACCCGGCTCGACATGAGTGGTATTTGTCAACCTCACGATATCCTTGCACCAATCAGTCAGCTCATCACTCACGTCATAGATCACGAAAGCCTCGTGTCTGCGACACAACAACATCAAGTGACGGAAGATGCGACAGTGCAACTCCGCCATCTAACGGTCAAGAACTTCCTCACGGGCTCTGCCATCCTCAACACATCTGCGAAGATGTTTCACTCTACTGAAAAAGAATCGCACGCCTTTGCAGCTAGAGCGTGTCTTCAGTATCTCTCATTCACCGACTTCAGCATCGATTGCGAGGCTACAGACTTTTCAGTCCAGAGTCTAAAAGAGCGTTACTCGTTCCTTGAGTACGCTGCTAACTACTGGTCAAAGCATCTTCGACTGAGTGGAATGTCGTCGGAGGCAAAGTGCATCGATCAGTTGAAGCATCTCCTTCTCTGGTTTACAGACTGCCATAATGATCCAGCAAGGTTTAATACGTGGAGATCAATTTTGAAATTATCTAGTGGCCTGGAAAGGGAGCGGTTTAAACGCTACCTTGATCGTGACCATCCAG AGTTCGAGTTCTACAGTTCTTCGCCGCTGTCATACTCTATCGCTGAGGGGCTGGATGCCTTGGTTGATAAGCTCCTCCCGTATCTTGAAGACGTCAACCAGTGTTTCCCCGACGGCAACACCTGTCTATTCGTTGCTGCAAGCGCCAACAACATTGCTCTCGTACAACGGTTTCTAAATATGGGAGCAGATATAGACGCTCCGGAAGACAACAAAGGACTCTCCCCGTTGCATATTGCAGCGGAGAAAGGCTGTGACGAGATGGTAGCCTTCCTGCTGGAGCATGGTGCATCGCCCTCTGTGCAGAGCTTCTCGGGCTCAACGCCATTCTACCGCGCTGCACGTAATGGCTCCATTGAGTGTCTCCGCTTGCTGTATGATGCTGGCAGTGAGGTTGACGCGAAGACATGGGATCTTTGGACACCCCTAATGGAAGCAGTCGAGAACAACTGCTCAGATGCCGTGAAGCTACTTCTTGATTGGGGTGCTGATGCAGCGCTGACTTCCAAGTTTGGCTCcacgccgctgctgctggcgagAGAGTTGCCCTATCACATGCATGTGGATAAAGAAATCGTAGAGGCGTTGCTGAAGAAGGGACTCGAGACTGGCGAATCATGCACATCCATGGATGAGTAA